The DNA sequence GAAGAACTCAGCGGACGAGTTTCCCCGTCCCGACGATTTTGAAGAGCGTCTCCCCTCCTTATTTTAAAGGAGGGGATTAAGGGGTGGTTGTTTCATGAGTGCGGTCAGGGCAAGCCCTAACTCGCACAATAATTTAGCGGGAATGTCTGAGAATCGAACTCAGCGGACGAGTTTCCCCGTCCCGACGATTTTGAAGAGCGTCTCCCCTCCTTATTTAAAAGGAGGGGATTAAGGGGTGGTTGTTTCATGAGTGCGGTCAGGGCAAGCCCTAACTCGCACAATAATTTAGCGGGAATGTCTGAGAATCGAACTCAGCGGACGAGTTTCCCCGTCCCAACGGTTTTGAAGACCGCGGCGCCCACCAGGGTCACATCCACTCCCAAAATTCAGTTAGTCTTACTCTTATCGATTATGCCGTAATTAACGCCGAACCTCGCCTTCAGAACCCGCGCTTCAGCCAGGGCATCATCATGTGTCCGGTATGCGCCCACCCACACGAGGTGAAGCGTTTTTCCCGCTACTTTCTTTTTTCCGAGCGCAACCTTATATCCCCTCTGCTTGAACACTTCCCGCTGTCTTTTAGCATTATCCTTCGATCCGAAAGCGCCGATTTGAATCGTGAATTCATCTTTTGACTTTCCCGGTTTTTTTGACTCGGGAGGCTTGACAGTTTCAACATCAGGCAGCTCGAATTCAAGATCATCCCAACGCTTTTGAAAAACGTCGAGATACATTCGCGCGGTATCGGCTTTACCGGTAACGATCATAGACTGCATAAGCAGAGTGATCGCCCTCCGGACATGCTCAGAATCAGGGTACTGCCGTGGTATTTTCAGCAGTGTCCTCTCGGCGCTGACGTAAAGCCCGCGGGCGTAACGGTACTCCCCTATCTGCATGAGGGCGTCATCGGCATAATCACTTTTCGGATATTTAGCGTAAAGCGTTTCAAAAAATTCGAGCGCTTTTTCTCCTTTTTTCTCTAACAATCCTTGAAAATAAAGGGTTGACGCATCATCAGGGTTATCCTTAACTAATTCGGGCAGCAGCTGCCGCGCTTTGCTGAATTCACCTGCTTTCACAAGTTGTTCAACGGTGAGCTGCGCAATGGATATGGAGGGAATGATAAAGACGGATAATATTAAAAGGAGAATTTTCATCCTCCAAACAGGCTCAATCAAGGAAAGTTTTCTCACTTAAACAGCTAGGACAGATCCAGAGCGGTTTTTCGCTGTGATGACCGCAAACAGTACAGTCGAATTTTCTCGGCTGTCTCGTATTTCGCACAAGGATTTTCAGATTTTCTTTAACCTCTTTGTTCACCTTGTTCCCCAGCAACATCTGTATAAGGTATGCCCTTGCCCTGAGGGACGTAGAATCTTTGTCAACCGCCTTACGTAAAATTTCTATCGCCTCCTGTGTATCCCCCCTGCGTTCATAAAGGTCCGACAGGGCAGACATTGCGCTGATGTTATCGCCGTCAAGGTTTAATATCTCCTTGTATATCCTCTCACTCTGGTCGAAGTTGCCTAAATTGTAAAGCACTTCCTCAAGATCGTCAAATACCAGATATGCGTGAGCCGGGTCCGCTTTGACGAAATTTCGCCATGCTTCCACCGCTTCCTTTTTCCTGTCTTCACTCAGATACGACACACCTATAAAATAATATGCGGCGGCACAGTTCTTAAAAGTCTTGAGCGCCTTTTTAAACCGGATGCGCGCTTCGCGTTCTTCGCCTTTCTTTCTCTGCTCCAAGCCCTGCTGCACCTGATATAGAGCCAGAGTCTCATCATCTCTTCGTTTTTCGTGCTTCTGGATTGCCTTTGCCGCATCTACGGCTCCGTCCCAGTCACCCATCTCTTTGTAAATCTCGAGGATCTGTTCTCTTGCCCAAAGATTATTCCTTTCCAGCTCGATGATCTCCTTCGAAAAATTCACGGCATTATCCCAACCCCTGAGATTCCGGTGGTCGAGAACGAGGCTCTTCCGAATATTTAGCTTCTGAAAGTTAGTAAGTCCCTTGCGAATCAGCAGCGCCTGATGCACGCGCAGCGCTTGCTGATTTTTCCCGTATTCCCTGTAAATGTCGCCGAGCTTCAAGTAGGCGTCGATGTTATCCGTATCGGACTTGACGACTTCACGTAACTTGTTCAGCGCCTTGATCTTATCGCCGCTGATCAGGAAATTCAGCGATTCGGTATACGGAGAAGACAGGCTTTTTTTGAATCTCTTTCTTTTACCCGACCAATACCACAGAACTAAAAGTATTCCCCCTACTATGACCGGAATTAAAATCTGGAATATGACCCTTGGTTCGATCACTGTTCTGAGTTCTCATCCTCAGATTTATCATCAGTTTCAGACCGGCTCGAATCGCTCTCTTCAGCGCTGTCCGGCGATTCAGCATCAACTTCCAAATCGGACTCGATCCCTACATTTCTGAGGTCATCGAGTTCCGAGCGGATCTTTTTCATCTCTCTTTTGAGCCTGCGTGTTTCACTTTTTGCTCCGAGATATTGGAATACCGGGATCAGAAATCCCATAACCACTCCAAATGCGAAGGTACCGAACAAGACGTTTACAAGATAAATATTGAAATATGAGTACTGGAATATCTCCAACTCCTCCACAACCTGATCAGCGTTCTGCGTTAGAAACCACATGATCAACAATACGATCAAAACAATGAAAAATAGAGATATTAAACGCATCTTCCCTCCTTGATATTATTAAAAAGCTGGTTCACCGAATAGGGTGATACCGGCAGCGTCTGTAATCGTAACATCCAAAAAATCACCCGGAACTTTTCCGTTTTTCGGAAGCACTACCAGTCGATTGGTCTCTGTTCTGCTGATATAGTGTTCATCCGACTTTTTGCTCTCCTTCTCGATCTGCACTTCCAAAGTGCTTCCGATCAGTTCTCTGTTGTTTTCAAGAGTGATCTTTTTCTGAGTCTCGATTAAGCGGACAATCCGCTCTCCTTTTACCTTCTCGGAAACGTCATCCTTCATTTTCTTATATGCCGCCGTGTAGGGCCTTTCAGAGTATTTGAACGTGAAAGCGCTGTCGAACCGGACTTTATCCATCAGATCGAGTGTCTCTTCAAACTCCTCATCCGTCTCGCCGCAAAATCCTACGATGATATCTGTTGTAATCGCAACGCCGGGAATCCTGTTTCTGAATTTCATCGCTAATTCTAAGTATTTTTCCCGCGTATAAGTCCTGTTCATCCGTTTCAGCACCCTGTTCGAACCGGATTGCAGCGGTAGATGTATATGATTACAGATGTTTTCGTGTCCCGCCATCACGTCTATCAATTCGTCCGTAGCGTCTTGCGGATGGGGTGATGTAAACCTTATCCGCCTGATGCCGTCCACTTTCGCAACTCGTCTCAGGAGTTCAGGAAAATTTACGACACTGTCGTTATACGAATTCACGTTCTGCCCGAGCAGCGTAACTTCCTTGAAACCCTGTTCAGCCGCACTCTTGACTTCTTCTACAACCGCCGCCGCCGATTTACTGCGCTCTCTTCCCCTTGTATAAGGCACGATGCAAAATGTGCACATCTTATCACACCCCCTCATAATTGCCACCATTGCATTTATCCCTTTACTGCGGAGAGGATAGATATGCTCATACGTTTCATACTTTGAGAGGTCTGTGTGTGCTTCCCTTATTTCCCACGGCTTTTGAGATTCCAACAAAACGGGCAGCTTGCTGTAAGAATCGGGTCCGAGCACGAAATTAACAAACGGTTTACTCTCTAAAATGTCGTCCTTCAGGTTCTGCGCCATACAGCCGATGACGCCGATGACAAGAGAATTCTTCTTTTTTTTGAGTCCCTTCATGTAATCCAGACGGTTCATAACGCGCGTTTCCGCACCTTCCCGTACCGAACACGTATTTATAAAGATTATATCTGCCGATTCCGGCGTCTCGGCTTCTAAGTAATTACTCTCACTAAGCATCCGGGCAACCAACTCAGAATCGTATACGTTCATCTGGCAGCCATAAGTTTCAATGTAATAATACTGTTTTGAGGACATTTTAATACCCTGTCAATGTAATCATTAGCTACTTAAGTTAGAAAGGGGCTGACCGATTCGCAAGCAAAATGCATTCAAAGCAATTTGGAAATAAAAAAACCGCCATCAGGCGGTTACGTTCGGAGTAACTTTTGAAGTTTACGTTAAAGACGACTGAGGTCTTGATCGGAAAGATAGAAATACTTCTGAGCGGGGTCTTTTCTTACGCCGTTTTTAAGAACTTCATAGTGTAGATGGGGGGCTTGAGACCTGCCTGTCGAACCGACTTCGCCGATCTTTTGACCCCTGATAACTTTTTGATGTTTTTGCACGAAAATCTTGTCCAGATGAGCATACCTCGTTTGATATCCGTATCCATGGTCTATTTTAATAGTCTTCCCATAGGAGGGGCTGTCAGTTCTGGAATCAGAGACCACTCCGTCGGCGGTCGCAAATACTGCTTCTCCTCTCTTGGTAACTATATCTATACCTGAGTGTTCACGGATATTATTCGTAAACGGGTCTTTTCTTTCCCCGAAACCGCTCGTAATATATCCGCCTATAATCGGCCGAATTGTGGGTATGTGCTCCAGCATATCCTTCCTCGCCTTGAAGGAGTTATATACTTCGTCAAGGCTTTCGAGCTCGAGATTCAACGCTCGTTCAACGGCATCCAGGTCGAATTCTATTTCCGCTATTGTGGCGTCAGATGCCGGAAGGAGATATTCTAAACTTGATATTTCCGGATTCAGTATACCTCCAACTCCTACCTTTCGGATATCCTCATCTATCAGCGGCAGATCAGCATAAGTTCTTATCGCTCGATCCTTTTGTTCTACGAGCACCATTTGCTCGGTAAGCATAGAAATCCGGTAATTTATATCGTCGATCTTCGTAACAAGCTCTTTGTTCTGGTTTCTGAGCGAGGCGAGTCTCTTACCGTAAAAAACTTCCGTCAGATAATCGGCGGTAATGTAAATAAGCGTTATGGACAAAAAAAGAGCCATCAATGAGATGAGGACTATCTTTACCTTCGACAAACTTATCTCTCTTACGTCGGCGGCATCGTCAGAAAAAACGACTACCTGATACTGCTTGTCTCTCATCAAGCTCCTATAAGTGTGCCTATTACAAGGGATGAAACGGTTTAATAAATTAACAGGGGCACTCTCAACCCCATTCTTATATCAAGTCGGTATAGTATAAAGAAAAAAGTTAGCTATTGTCAAGAAATTTTTATCTTAGAACTAAAATTGTGTCCTGGGACACAATCGGGCGTATTAACCGAGATACGTCCGAAGATTCTTGCTTCTTGAGGCATGCCGCAGTTTTCGAATCGATTTTTCCTTTATCTGCCTGACTCTTTCTCTTGTAAGCTTAAAATTTTCTCCTATCTCCTCTAAAGTCATTGGCCGTTCGTTCACCAATCCGAAGTACATTCTTATCACCGTCGCCTCTCTCGCAGACAGAGACCCGAGAACGCGGTCTACCTCCATTTTCAACGATTCCTCCATCAAGGGAGAATCAGGTTCGATATATTCATCAGTGTCCGGAAGAACGTCGAGAAGCGAATTGTCATCATCTCCCGAAAAGGGCGCATCAACCGATAGCTGACGGGATGACATCTGAAGCGTATCCGCAACGTCCAATGTTGACATCTCAAGCGCCTCCGCTACTTCTTCCGTGCTCGGCGCCCTTTCATATTTCTGTTCAAGGTCGGAAAGCTTCTTATTGATCTTATTCATAACGCCTACCCTGTTGAGAGGCAGACGGACTACCCTTGATTGTTCGGCGAGCGCCTGCAAGATAGACTGGCGTATCCACCAAACCGCATAAGATATAAACTTAAAACCCCTCGTTTCATCAAATCTCTTCGCAGCCTTAATAAGCCCTAAGTTACCCTCATTTATAAGGTCTCCGAGCGACAGCCCCTGGTTTTGATATCGCTTGGCGATACTGACAACAAAACGTAAATTAGCACGCGTCATCTGCTCAAGCGCTTCCTCATCTCCTTCACGCACACGCTTGGCAAGTTGTATTTCCTCTTCCGGAGTTAGGAGCTTCTCCGTGCTGATTTCGTCAAAATATCTATCTATAGTATAATTTTCTTCCATTTGTCAACTCTCAATATTCGTCTTTTTGACCCGGCATCGCCTTACTTTCATACGCATAAGTAGGTTCTAAGTTCCCGGCTGATCGGATATCACGTGATTCAGATCAAAAAGGACCTCCCGAATATACGAGAGGTCTTTTAATCAAAATTTCTATTCTAAGGAGATGCTATCTCAAGATATCACTTCGAATCCTTCTTGATAGCTTCCAAATCAATATCTTCAGCCGACCCGAGGTTTTCTATCTCTTTCATCTTTCCCTCACGGGTCTCTTCAAATGAAGCTATTCTTTGAATTATCTTCTTCACTTCGTCATTACCCTTAATTCTCCCCTGGTCCTCTTTGTATATAAGCTCATATACTTTTCCGCCGAGCTCGACGAAATTCTTCTCGATTTCCCTGTTTAAACTCAAAATATCGATTTTTAGCCTTCCGACTTTAGTCAGCATTTCGGCTTTATTCGCCGCTAAACTCCCCCACTCTTTTAAGTTTTTCTTCACCTCATCAAAGAGATTCGACATCTGAAAATTCCTCCTTAAATTGTCACTGTTAGAATATAATTGTTAATAATCAAAAAACAACTCAGTTCGTCTTCCGCACAAATATTGTCCCGACACCGAAGAACGCGGCTCCTATGAGCAAGGCGATAAGTTCGTATATTTCAGAACTCTCGGCTATTCCATGATACAAGCCGAACAAAACCTGCAAAAGACCTATAAGCTGCAACGTCTTCCCTACCTTAAAAGTCAATTATCGAAATCCCCCATATCAGATTTTTCGCGTAACTTCTTTAAAGAAACTTTAGCCACTTATTCCTTATATTTAATTATCTAATCGTGAAAAAAGAATATATTTCGCTCTCAAGCTAATCGCAATGAATATGTCTTTTCTTTCAAGCCGGGCTGCACGGAGATTTTTATAAGATTAACGGACTATTCGCAATAACAGCAGCCTGTGCGGGTTATCCGGCAGCTGCCGGACTGACCGCACACTAATAATTCCCCTCTTGAGAGGGGTGGATTTGATAATCGCAGATTATCAAAGACGGGGTGTGTCAGGAGTAAAAGGTTATCACCATTATCTTCGAAATTAATAATTTTATTTAAATAGTGTCTTTGCGAGGAGTCCCGTCCCGAAGTTTCGGGATCGGGTCGACGTGGCAATCTCGTTTGACTCAAAATTAGATCTGAGATTGCCCGACATATTTCAGGCAGGCAATCTCATAAATAACTGCAATACAAGTACTTACGCGATTCCTTCAGTCGCTGCGCTCCTTCGGAATGACGTTTTTTTCTATGTTTTCACACAGCCTCTAAACGGCTGGACTTAAAATTCTGCGCTTCGACCGATGCCGGGTCGGAGTAATCGGAATCGAGTTCCCTTTGAGCGCTAACGGTGGAAATAGTGTATAAAGCGAAAAAAAAGATAGACAGGAGCCGCATCAGTCCTTATCGGGTTCTTCTGTGGATTTATTCCTCATCCAGTTCAGAACCGAGCCGAACTTGTCCGGAGCAAGCAAAGCCAGACCAAGAATGATCACAAGCAGACCGGGTAAAATAGGCAGCAGCAATCCTGCCGCGCCGAGGACTACAAGCACTATACCAAGCAGCTGCCGATTCTTATGGAACTCGAGTATGTCTTCCCAAAGTGGGTTGTTCATTCTCTTCCTGTCATTTGATTTCAGTGTGTTAACCGGGCAGTAATATATTCTTGAGAATCTCTTATATCAAGCAGGGATTTATTGACTGCTTATTTTAAAGCACTCAATACTTCTCTCCACTCCCCGTTATAAACACCACGACTTTTTCACTCCCGGTTAAAAACCTGTTTTTCAGGAGATTTTTTACCGCAATAACCGCCGCCCCCGCTTCAGGAGCTGGATCGATCCCGCTGTGTTTTCTCGTTAAGTTCACTCCTTCGTCTATTTCCCGCTCACTGACCGCTATGGCAATGCCTCCGCTCTCCCGGATAGCGCCGAGTATAAGGAAATCCCCCACGGCAGACGGAACCCTGAGTCCCAACGCTTTGGTGTCAGCGTTTTGCCAGAATCCTGCATCCGTTTTCCCATCTTCGAACGCTCTTACGATCGGAGCGCAGCCTTCGCTCTGAACCGATACCATTTTGGGTTTTTTGTTTCCAATCCAGCCGAACGATTCCATTTCCTGAAACGCTTTCCACATCCCGATCATTCCGGTCCCGCCCCCGGTAGGATAAATGACCACGTCAGGCAGCTGCCAGTCCATCTGTTCCGCCAATTCATATCCCATCGTCTTTTTGCCTTCGATCCTGTACGGCTCTTTTAAGGTTGATAAATTGAACGATCCATCTTTTAATATCTCAGTCATGGCGGTCGCGGCATCCGAAATGTCGCCCTTTATCAATTCAACGTGTGCCCCGTACTCTTTACAGCTGTCCGTGAAGCTTGAGGGTGTGTCATCCGGCATAAAAACAGCACACTCTATTCCTGCGGAGTGAGAGTAAGCGGCGGCAGATACTCCGGCATTTCCCGCCGACGGCAAAGCGACCCTTGTTATCCCGAGTTCTTTAGCCCTCGTAATCGCCATCGACATTCCCCTGTCCTTGAAGCTGCCTGTCGGATTCACCGACTCATCTTTCAGGTAGAGGTTTTCGATCCCTAACTCGTCTCCCAGCTCCTGAGAGCGTTTCAGGGGCGTCCATCCTTCCCCAAGCGTTACTTTTGCGGCTTCGTTCTCGACAGGCAGGAGCTTACCGTATCTCCACATCGAATCGACATCGTCTATTGATGACTCTTTCAAGGGCGGATTCCCGGAAACGTTCATTTTCGCTAAGAGAGGGCCGCCGCACACACAGAGGTTTACGGGTTCATTTATCGGATATTTTCTGCCGCACTTCGGGCAGGTGAGAAATTTATAGAATTTGTTCAATTTTCCGGTTTTATCAACCGGTCGAGCGCTTCGTTGACTATCTTCGGATTTGCCTTGCCGCCGGACTCCTTCATTACCTGCCCGACAAACCATCCTTTCAACTTCAATTCTCCGTTTCTGTATCTTTCAGTTTCATCGGGGTTGGATTCAACTATCTTCCGGACTATTTCATCGATCTCAGACTCATCGCTCACCTGTCTGAGACCCTCTCTATCGATGATCTCTTCGGCGGTGGAGTCTTCGGTCAGCATCTTCAGGAAAACCGGTTTTGCGGCGCTGATAGATATAGTCCCGCCCGTTACGGAGTTCGTCAATCCGGATAACCGTTCCGGAGAGATAGGAAATTCGTCCATTGCCAGGTCATGCTCCCTGAGACTCCGGCTGACCTCACTCTTCATCCACTTCGCTGCGAGAACGGGGTCATCGCTCCTTTTAGCATATTCATCGTAATAATCCGACATCGCCGCCGACAGTGTCACGAATTCCGCCAATTCATCGTTCAATCCGTATTCCTTGAGAAACCTCGCCTTCTTTTTGTCCGGAAGCTCCGGCAGTTTTTCCCTGATCTCCTCGACATATTTATCATCAATCGTAAACGGAACGAGGTCCGGTTCGGGAAAGTACCTGTAATCATCAGATTCCTCCTTAGCCCGCATCACCGTTATCTCACCGGTGTTCTCGTCCCATAAATTCGTTGATTGTTCTACGGAGCCGCCCGATTCTATGATCTCTATCTGTCTTAATATTTCAGCTGAGAGTGCGCGTTCTACGCCCCGGAACGAATTCATGTTCTTGAGTTCGGTTTTGGTTCCCATCTTTTCATCGCCTATTCTGCGTACCGAGACGTTCGCATCGACTCTCAAACTCCCCTCTTCCATGTTGCAATCGCTAACCCTGAGATACCTGAGAATCTGTTTCAGTCTCGTCAGGTACTCGAACGCTTCTTCAGGACTTCTCATTTCCGGTTCAGAAACGATCTCTATAAGAGGAATACCGCACCTGTTGAGATCGACTTGTGTATCGGTCAAACTCTGATCGTGCAGCGACTTTCCCGCATCCTCTTCCAAATGGATCCTCGTAATACCTATTCTCTTTTCCACGCCGGCTCTGCTGATATCGATAGTCCCCTCCTCACAAATCGGCTCCTCGAACTGGCTTATTTGATATCCCTTCGGAAGGTCAGGATAGAAGTAGTTTTTCCGGGCGAACCTTGAGTAGGCAGCAATCCTGCAATTCATCGCCACGCCTACCATAACGGCATATTCGATGGCTTGCTTATTCAACACGGGAAGAACACCGGGCATGCCTAAACATACAGGACAGACCCTGCTGTTGGGAGGCGCGCCGTATTCGGCTTTACATCCACAGAATATTTTCGACTCGGTCGATAGCTGCGTATGCACTTCAAGCCCGATTACAGGCTCCCAATTCTCCTTCACCGATGCACCCGCCACGGTTTTCCCCAATTAAAAACTTACCTGATTAACGGATAAGATATCTTCCTCTGAAGTTAATTTCTCCATAACGTCGTGTGGTAACGGAAAATCAAGGTTGACCAGTGAAAGAGCGATTCCTCCCTTTTTGCGTCTGCCGAGATTGAATTCAGCTATGTTCTGATTATGGTTCCCCAAAATGGTGCCGATCTTACCGATCACACCCGGTTTATCATCGCTTTTTATGACGAGCATGATACCTTCAGGCTTTACTTCCATATGGTACTCATCTATCTGAACCAACCTGATATGCTTACCGGCGAAGAGCGTCCCTTTCACCGTAAGCTTCCCGTTAGGTCCGTCAACTACACTCTCTACAATATTCTTATAGTTCCCGCCGCTGTGTTCATAGCTTTCCGTGACTTTTATACCCCGCTGCTTTGCAATGTAGTGTGCGTTAACGTTGTTGATCGGGTCGGTGGACGAATGGGAAATGAAACCCATCAACACGCTAAGAGCGATCGGAGTAACTTCATTCAGGTCGCCCTTGCACGTGATCTTCATCTCGTTTATTTCTCCGCCGGTCAGCTGTGATTGCATTCTCCCGATCTTCCCGGCGAGTTCCACAAACGGCTCCATCATCGGGCTCAACTCTCCCCCGGCGTAAGCAACGTTCAAGGCGTTTTTCGCCTTTTTATGCACTAAATAATCGCGCACCTGGCGACAAGCTTCCAATGAGATCCCCATCTTCGCCTCTTCCGTGGATGCGCCGAGATGAGGCGTAAGCAGCACGTTATCTGCCTCTAATATAGGACTTCCATCGGGCGGCTCGTT is a window from the Candidatus Neomarinimicrobiota bacterium genome containing:
- a CDS encoding SPOR domain-containing protein; protein product: MKILLLILSVFIIPSISIAQLTVEQLVKAGEFSKARQLLPELVKDNPDDASTLYFQGLLEKKGEKALEFFETLYAKYPKSDYADDALMQIGEYRYARGLYVSAERTLLKIPRQYPDSEHVRRAITLLMQSMIVTGKADTARMYLDVFQKRWDDLEFELPDVETVKPPESKKPGKSKDEFTIQIGAFGSKDNAKRQREVFKQRGYKVALGKKKVAGKTLHLVWVGAYRTHDDALAEARVLKARFGVNYGIIDKSKTN
- a CDS encoding tetratricopeptide repeat protein, with protein sequence MIEPRVIFQILIPVIVGGILLVLWYWSGKRKRFKKSLSSPYTESLNFLISGDKIKALNKLREVVKSDTDNIDAYLKLGDIYREYGKNQQALRVHQALLIRKGLTNFQKLNIRKSLVLDHRNLRGWDNAVNFSKEIIELERNNLWAREQILEIYKEMGDWDGAVDAAKAIQKHEKRRDDETLALYQVQQGLEQRKKGEEREARIRFKKALKTFKNCAAAYYFIGVSYLSEDRKKEAVEAWRNFVKADPAHAYLVFDDLEEVLYNLGNFDQSERIYKEILNLDGDNISAMSALSDLYERRGDTQEAIEILRKAVDKDSTSLRARAYLIQMLLGNKVNKEVKENLKILVRNTRQPRKFDCTVCGHHSEKPLWICPSCLSEKTFLD
- a CDS encoding DUF1049 domain-containing protein, yielding MRLISLFFIVLIVLLIMWFLTQNADQVVEELEIFQYSYFNIYLVNVLFGTFAFGVVMGFLIPVFQYLGAKSETRRLKREMKKIRSELDDLRNVGIESDLEVDAESPDSAEESDSSRSETDDKSEDENSEQ
- the miaB gene encoding tRNA (N6-isopentenyl adenosine(37)-C2)-methylthiotransferase MiaB; this translates as MSSKQYYYIETYGCQMNVYDSELVARMLSESNYLEAETPESADIIFINTCSVREGAETRVMNRLDYMKGLKKKKNSLVIGVIGCMAQNLKDDILESKPFVNFVLGPDSYSKLPVLLESQKPWEIREAHTDLSKYETYEHIYPLRSKGINAMVAIMRGCDKMCTFCIVPYTRGRERSKSAAAVVEEVKSAAEQGFKEVTLLGQNVNSYNDSVVNFPELLRRVAKVDGIRRIRFTSPHPQDATDELIDVMAGHENICNHIHLPLQSGSNRVLKRMNRTYTREKYLELAMKFRNRIPGVAITTDIIVGFCGETDEEFEETLDLMDKVRFDSAFTFKYSERPYTAAYKKMKDDVSEKVKGERIVRLIETQKKITLENNRELIGSTLEVQIEKESKKSDEHYISRTETNRLVVLPKNGKVPGDFLDVTITDAAGITLFGEPAF
- a CDS encoding M23 family metallopeptidase — its product is MRDKQYQVVVFSDDAADVREISLSKVKIVLISLMALFLSITLIYITADYLTEVFYGKRLASLRNQNKELVTKIDDINYRISMLTEQMVLVEQKDRAIRTYADLPLIDEDIRKVGVGGILNPEISSLEYLLPASDATIAEIEFDLDAVERALNLELESLDEVYNSFKARKDMLEHIPTIRPIIGGYITSGFGERKDPFTNNIREHSGIDIVTKRGEAVFATADGVVSDSRTDSPSYGKTIKIDHGYGYQTRYAHLDKIFVQKHQKVIRGQKIGEVGSTGRSQAPHLHYEVLKNGVRKDPAQKYFYLSDQDLSRL
- a CDS encoding RNA polymerase sigma factor RpoD/SigA, which translates into the protein MEENYTIDRYFDEISTEKLLTPEEEIQLAKRVREGDEEALEQMTRANLRFVVSIAKRYQNQGLSLGDLINEGNLGLIKAAKRFDETRGFKFISYAVWWIRQSILQALAEQSRVVRLPLNRVGVMNKINKKLSDLEQKYERAPSTEEVAEALEMSTLDVADTLQMSSRQLSVDAPFSGDDDNSLLDVLPDTDEYIEPDSPLMEESLKMEVDRVLGSLSAREATVIRMYFGLVNERPMTLEEIGENFKLTRERVRQIKEKSIRKLRHASRSKNLRTYLG
- a CDS encoding threonine synthase, whose product is MVCRAGNEGVRRQGKSEDSQRSARPVDKTGKLNKFYKFLTCPKCGRKYPINEPVNLCVCGGPLLAKMNVSGNPPLKESSIDDVDSMWRYGKLLPVENEAAKVTLGEGWTPLKRSQELGDELGIENLYLKDESVNPTGSFKDRGMSMAITRAKELGITRVALPSAGNAGVSAAAYSHSAGIECAVFMPDDTPSSFTDSCKEYGAHVELIKGDISDAATAMTEILKDGSFNLSTLKEPYRIEGKKTMGYELAEQMDWQLPDVVIYPTGGGTGMIGMWKAFQEMESFGWIGNKKPKMVSVQSEGCAPIVRAFEDGKTDAGFWQNADTKALGLRVPSAVGDFLILGAIRESGGIAIAVSEREIDEGVNLTRKHSGIDPAPEAGAAVIAVKNLLKNRFLTGSEKVVVFITGSGEKY
- the gatB gene encoding Asp-tRNA(Asn)/Glu-tRNA(Gln) amidotransferase subunit GatB, with the protein product MKENWEPVIGLEVHTQLSTESKIFCGCKAEYGAPPNSRVCPVCLGMPGVLPVLNKQAIEYAVMVGVAMNCRIAAYSRFARKNYFYPDLPKGYQISQFEEPICEEGTIDISRAGVEKRIGITRIHLEEDAGKSLHDQSLTDTQVDLNRCGIPLIEIVSEPEMRSPEEAFEYLTRLKQILRYLRVSDCNMEEGSLRVDANVSVRRIGDEKMGTKTELKNMNSFRGVERALSAEILRQIEIIESGGSVEQSTNLWDENTGEITVMRAKEESDDYRYFPEPDLVPFTIDDKYVEEIREKLPELPDKKKARFLKEYGLNDELAEFVTLSAAMSDYYDEYAKRSDDPVLAAKWMKSEVSRSLREHDLAMDEFPISPERLSGLTNSVTGGTISISAAKPVFLKMLTEDSTAEEIIDREGLRQVSDESEIDEIVRKIVESNPDETERYRNGELKLKGWFVGQVMKESGGKANPKIVNEALDRLIKPEN
- a CDS encoding phosphoglycerate dehydrogenase, with amino-acid sequence MSFKVLITDPISDEGIDLLKESDDFEIIIKPDLNPAELLEAVRDVDAHIVRSGTSVSSELIEAAKRLKVICRAGVGVDNIDIDAATKKGIVVMNVPGVNSNAAAEHTMALMLALSRNVAYADKSVKEGRWERAALTGTELKNKKLGVVGFGKVGKEVALRANAFEMEVQVYDPYVSNEVIEENGMKPAEFNKLLGEVDYITLHMPLNEDTKYIINKKSIAKMKKGVRIINCARGGLIEEKELKRALDSGKVAGAALDVFENEPPDGSPILEADNVLLTPHLGASTEEAKMGISLEACRQVRDYLVHKKAKNALNVAYAGGELSPMMEPFVELAGKIGRMQSQLTGGEINEMKITCKGDLNEVTPIALSVLMGFISHSSTDPINNVNAHYIAKQRGIKVTESYEHSGGNYKNIVESVVDGPNGKLTVKGTLFAGKHIRLVQIDEYHMEVKPEGIMLVIKSDDKPGVIGKIGTILGNHNQNIAEFNLGRRKKGGIALSLVNLDFPLPHDVMEKLTSEEDILSVNQVSF